The genomic region CGGATGCCGGCTTCCGTCAGACGGCCCGCCACGAAGACGGCTTCGTAGTCGTTGACGCAAACCAGGGCCGTCGGCCGCTTCTCGGGCGGGGCTTGCAGGATGGCGTCGAACGCCGGCCAGGCGCCGCCTTCGGTCGAAGGCACCGCCAGCACCATCTCGTAGTAGCCGGGATCGAATGTTTCGCGCAGCGCGGCGAGGTACCCTTGCAGGCGGTCTTGTACGGTATTGACCGGTTCGCTGCGTGTAATGTACGCGATTCGCTTGTGTCCCAGCCCGATCAAATAATTGGTCGCTTCATACATGCCGCGGTGATTGGTCACGCCGACATAATCCGCCTCCACGCCGGGCAGATCGCGGTCGATCAGCACCAGCGGGATCTTGCGGGCGACCTTGCGTAGTAGATCGCGGTTTGAATAGTAGCTGTAGCAATAGAAGACGATTCCGCCAAATCCCTGGTCCAGCGCATACTGCAAATGCGTGGCTTCCCGGTCCGCGTGCTCGTTCTCCGTCCCGATCATCTCGACCAGATCCAGGAAGACCGTGTGGTATCCCGCCTGCCCCAGCGTCTGATTCATCCCCCAGAAGATGCGCTGCTGCCCGGTTCCGCCTTCTTCCTGCGGGTTTCCGTGCCACATCATCAGCGCGACAAAGCGCGACAGCTGAAGCTTCGATCCCAGGTTCTGCATCGGATGGGGCGTATCTTGAGTATCAAGGCTTCGCACCGTCGCGCGGCAGTTCGGCTGGCGATTGATCAGGCCCTCCCGCTCCAGCACCTGAATGGCGGACCGAACGACGCGCCGGTGCACCTTCAGCTCCTCGCAGAGTTCGCGTTCGGACGGCAGTCGGCCGCCGGCTTCGTATTTGCCGGATTCAATCCGTTCGCGAATGAGACTTTCCACATCGCGCATCTGAACTTTCGCGGGCGATGTGGCGTGATTAAGGATAGTTGTCATGGTGAGCTCGGTTGCGAAACGCGAATTGTGTTACTTTTTGATCCAGTTTCTGGACAATCCCGCCTGTTTGGACTCTTTGATCCAGTATATCATTTTGTCACACCAACGTCAAGGTTTACTCAGGCGTTTGTAATGACATTTACGAGAAAGATATTTTCGAACGCAAAAAGACACAAAAGCCGTTTTCGAAATGCAAAAGACGGCTCGGATACGCGCGCGATGACGCGCCGGGCGGCGAACATGGCCGGCGGTTATCCGAGGCGAAACTTATGGCGGCTTTGGATCCGTGGTTTGGATCGAATTTATCCCGCTCTGAGACCAAAGGGATGCGGCCGAACGCGACAGGGGAGCTCTAAAAAGGCGATGGCGGAGAGCGCGAAAAAATATTCTGGAAGATAATATCGCTTGACATAAGCTCCAAAGGCTGATACAATGCCCATGTTCCGTATACGTTTACGGTCGAGTGATGAGACGATCATGGCTCCATTTTATCCGATGCGTTGATGGAAGGAAAGAGATTGAAGATGCGACATAAATCTGGCTTTACTTTGATTGAACTGATCGTGGTTATCGCCATTATCGCGATTTTAGCGGCGATCCTCTTTCCTGTTTTCGCCAAAGCGCGCGAGAAAGCGCGTCAGATTAGCTGCGCCAGCAATATGAAACAATTGGCGCTGGCGGTTTTGCAATATAACCAGGACTACGACGAAAGCTTCCCCATGGGCGGCAACTACGGTCTGGGCGGATGGGGAGGGCGTGTTTACACCTACGTCAAGAGCACCGGCGCCTACAAATGTCCCGACGATCCGACGGGGGTGGACAACAGCGTCTCTCCGTCGCGTGTGCCGGTTTCCTACGCCATGAACTCGAACCTCGGCCTTGTTCCCGGCATCGCCGCGCTGAACGCGCCGGCGAGCACCGTGCTGATCTTCGAAACTCAGGGAGCGGTCGCGGACGTAACCGACCCCGTCCGGGATATGCCCTATGATTCGGGCTACAATCCCGGCAACCAGAGATCCTCTCCGTCCGGCAACGGCGGCGACGGCGGCGCGGGCTGGATCGACTGGTATTACGGCGCCAAGTACGCCGGATCCGCGCCGAACAAGACGGGATACGGCAATCCGCCCTGTAATGTCGGCGCTCAGTGGTATACGTCGAATCCTGTCCATACCGACGGCTCCAACTTCGCGCTCGCCGATGGGCATGTCAAATATCTGCGCGGCAACCAGGTCTCGCCCGGCCAATATGCCCAAAGCTCGACCGACGCGCAGAGCAATGGATGCGGCTACGCCGCCGGCACGGATGCGCTTTCGGGCAAATTTGGAGCGACCTTCAGCGGCAAATAGCCGCGCCTTCTCTCTCGTTCGACATTTTTTCTCACGCTCCGGACGGCCGGCGGTATTCACCGCCGGCCGTCCGCACAGGTATAATCACCCCGCCACAACGCAATGGCGCGATCCGTTGGTAAACTCTCAAAGGAACCTTACGCCCATGATCGCCCGCGCCTTTGCGCCCTCCGCCGCCATTCTTTTACTCGCCGCCTGCGCTCTGCGCGCCGAACCTTACGACAATCCCAACGGTTTCTCACTGGATCCGCCCGCGCATTGGACGCTCGCGGAATCGAAAGCGCAGGATTACGCCACATGGACCGGGCCTGGGACCAAGGGGACGGCGCCCACGGTGAGCGTTTCCGTCCAGATCCTGAGCGGCGTGGTGGTCCCCGCCGAAGCGCTGCCGCGCGTGACGGCGGGCCTGCTGGCGAATTACAAAAAGACAATGAACGGCTTCGCGGTTTCTGGAGCGGGGAAGGGGACGCTGGGCGGCGCGCCGACGCGTTATCTCAGCGCGACCTATCGCCAAACCGCCAAAAGCCCGCTCTGGAAACTCCGGCAAGTGATCGCGATCCGGGGGCGTCAGCGTATCGTCGTCACGTGCGCGGCCCCGGCGCTCGTCTTCGCCAAGGACCAGCCGGCGTTCGACCGCGCGCTCGCCAGTTTTCACCTGGGAACGATCGAGCCGCCGGCGTATCGCAGCGACGAGGGATATCGGCTGACGCCCGTCCGCGACTGGACGGCGCAGGCGCCCCAGGCTCCGGGCGGAGACGTGCATTTCGTCGAGCCCGGCCTGCATCCATATCCCGCCAACCTCGGCCTGCACATCTCGCCCGTGCCGCCGGCGATGACGATCGACGATCTGAGCGCGCATCGCGCCGAGATCGAGGCGGGACTCGCCAAGGAGGCGCAGTACGTTCCCGTGGATCATGGGACCGAGACGGTGGCGGGGGAGAAAGCGATGTTCATCACCGCGCAGCTCAAGAATCCGCAGATCGCCACGCCGGTCTGGGTCCGTCTGGCGTTCGTGCTGCACGGCGGCAAGCTTTATCGATTTACCGGACTTTGCCCCGACGCCGACCACGCCCAGTATGACGCCGCGTTCCAAATGATGATTCAGTCGCTGCGCTGGACGAAATAAGGCGCCGGATCGCATCTTTCATCAACCCCTTGACGCATGGCTCCATTTTTGTTAAAATGGTTCCATTACCCAGATTACTCTCGCGAAATGGAGCCGCTTTGGTAGCCATGAATGTGAGATCTGTCTGCAAGGACAACCGATGAAGCCTTCCCTGTTACTGCTGGCCGCTCTCGCGGCCAGTCCGCTCGCCGCGCATGCGGCCGACGCCCCGCTGCCGCCGGAGATCGAAAACGAGCAAATCCTCGGGATCAATAAAGATCCCTGGCATGCGACGCTGATGCCGTATGCGGACCTTCACGAAGCGCTTGCCGCCAATCGCCGCCAGTCGAGCTACGCCCGGTCGCTGAATGGGCCGTGGAAGTTCCATTGGGTGCGCCGGCCGGAGTTTCGTCCGGTGGATTTCTACAAGACGACATTTGATGACAGCCAGTGGAAGACCATTTCGGTCCCAACGAGCTGGCAGACGCAGGGGTATGGCACCCCGATCTACACCAACTTCACCTATCCCTTCAAGCCCGACTGGCCGCGCGTGATGGGCGAACCGCCCAAGGATT from Capsulimonas corticalis harbors:
- a CDS encoding DUF1559 domain-containing protein; this translates as MRHKSGFTLIELIVVIAIIAILAAILFPVFAKAREKARQISCASNMKQLALAVLQYNQDYDESFPMGGNYGLGGWGGRVYTYVKSTGAYKCPDDPTGVDNSVSPSRVPVSYAMNSNLGLVPGIAALNAPASTVLIFETQGAVADVTDPVRDMPYDSGYNPGNQRSSPSGNGGDGGAGWIDWYYGAKYAGSAPNKTGYGNPPCNVGAQWYTSNPVHTDGSNFALADGHVKYLRGNQVSPGQYAQSSTDAQSNGCGYAAGTDALSGKFGATFSGK
- a CDS encoding GntR family transcriptional regulator — translated: MTTILNHATSPAKVQMRDVESLIRERIESGKYEAGGRLPSERELCEELKVHRRVVRSAIQVLEREGLINRQPNCRATVRSLDTQDTPHPMQNLGSKLQLSRFVALMMWHGNPQEEGGTGQQRIFWGMNQTLGQAGYHTVFLDLVEMIGTENEHADREATHLQYALDQGFGGIVFYCYSYYSNRDLLRKVARKIPLVLIDRDLPGVEADYVGVTNHRGMYEATNYLIGLGHKRIAYITRSEPVNTVQDRLQGYLAALRETFDPGYYEMVLAVPSTEGGAWPAFDAILQAPPEKRPTALVCVNDYEAVFVAGRLTEAGIRVPEDISVIGCDNIITKLPNGVGLTTTAQPFEEIGAEAAKLFLRRAGERKSDIAQVECPTRLILRDSCRPYDGP
- a CDS encoding LpqN/LpqT family lipoprotein, with product MIARAFAPSAAILLLAACALRAEPYDNPNGFSLDPPAHWTLAESKAQDYATWTGPGTKGTAPTVSVSVQILSGVVVPAEALPRVTAGLLANYKKTMNGFAVSGAGKGTLGGAPTRYLSATYRQTAKSPLWKLRQVIAIRGRQRIVVTCAAPALVFAKDQPAFDRALASFHLGTIEPPAYRSDEGYRLTPVRDWTAQAPQAPGGDVHFVEPGLHPYPANLGLHISPVPPAMTIDDLSAHRAEIEAGLAKEAQYVPVDHGTETVAGEKAMFITAQLKNPQIATPVWVRLAFVLHGGKLYRFTGLCPDADHAQYDAAFQMMIQSLRWTK